ATGAATCCGCGCTTTCTGGCGCTAGACCAGAACATCACCGTCCGGGAGGCCATCGAGCAGCTGCAGCGGATGGACACGGCGATCGAGATGGTCTTCTACGTGTATGTCGTCAACGAGCACGGCCAGCTCCAGGGCGTCGTCTCGCTGCGGCAGCTCGTGACCAATCGTCCGGATACGCGGCTCGTGAGCCTCATGACGTCGGACGTGATCAGCATCCAGACCGACGTGCACCAGGAGGAAGTGGCCAAGCTCGCCTCGCGCTACGGACTCCTCGCGATCCCGGTCGTGGACCCGGCGAACAAGCTGCTCGGAATCGTCACGCTCGACGACGTGATCGACGTGCTCCACGAAGAGGCGGCGGAAGACATCCTGCGGATGGCCGGCGCCGGGCCGCAGGCCGGCAAGCCCCAGACCATGTGGCAGTCCCTGTGGGCCCGCTTCCCGTGGCTTCTCGCGACCTGCACCGGCGGGGCGGTGGGGGCGCTCCTGCTCGCCACCTACGGGCCGAGCCTTCGCGCCTACCTGCCCATGGTCTTCTTCCTTCCTCTCGTGCTGGCCCTCGCCGGCGTCAGCGGCCGTCAGAGCGCGACGATCGTGAACCAGAGTCTGGGGCAGGGGATCCAGGGACGCGCGCTCGCCTCGCAGGTCTTCAAGCAGGCACTGGCGGGCCTCCTCCTCGGGCTCGTGTGCGGTGGTGTCGTGAGCCTCTTCACGTGGGTCTGGAAGCTCAGAGCCCCGCTGCTCTCGTCGGTGCCGCTGGCCGAGGTCATCCTGGGGGCGGGGGTCGCGGCGGCGGTGACCTCGGCGGCGACCCTGGGGGCGCTGCTGCCCGTCCTATTCGCGCGGATCCGCCTCGATCCGACGCTGGCTACCGGCCCGTTCGTCACCATCTCCGTCGACCTGACGGGCCTGCTGCTCTACCTGCTCATCGTCACCCTGTTCGTCGTCCGGTAGGCCACCCGATGCCGGGCCCGGTCATCACGCGCGCCCTGGTCGCGCGACTCGTGGACTACGGCGAGGCGGACCGTGTGTGCACCCTGATCTGCGAAGGGCCGGGAAAGGTCTCGGCCCTCGCCCGGGGGGCGCGCAGCAGTCGGCGGCGCTTCGGCGGCGCGCTGGGTCCCTTCGTGCTGGGGGAGGCGGCGCTCAAGACCCCACGCCGTGGCGAGCTCTGGAGCGTCGAGCGCTTCGAGAGCCTGGAGGACCTGGGGCGGGGGATCGCGGGCGACGTGGTCAAGCTGGCCCACGGCAGCTACGTTCTGGAGCTCGCGCGGGAGCTCTCTCCCCCCGGTGTGCCCGAGCCGGAGGTGTTCGCGCTGGTCCTCGAGGTGCTACGAGCCTTCGAGGGGCGCCCGCCCTCGCCGACCCTGCTGCGCTGCTACGAGCTCCGGCTCCTCGAGGCGCTCGGCGTCGCGCCGGAGCTCGAGGCCTGCACCGTGTGCGGCGGCGCGGCCGAGGAGGAGCCGGTCGCTTTCAGCCTCCGGCAGGGGGGCGTCGTTTGCGGTCGCTGCAGCGGCGAGGGCCTGCAGGTGCCGGGTGCTGCGCTGTCCCTTCTCCGTGCGCTGCGGCGTGCTCCCGCGGAGGCGGCGGCCCGGCTGCAGCCTGAGGCTTCGGCCGCCCGTGGCGCGAGGGAGCTGATGCTCCACGTCGTGCGCCAGCACCTGACCGGCGAGCTCAAGTCTCTCGCGTTCATCACGCAACTGGCGGGCCGTTGACAGCCTCGATCGGCCGGTGCTTTACTTCCGGCCTCTCACAAGGCCAGGAGGAGCGCATGGGCACGACTCAGTACGTCTACACGTTCGGAGCGGGCAAGGCGGAGGGCAGCGCGGAGATGAAGAACCTTCTCGGCGGCAAGGGGGCGAACCTGGCCGAGATGACGAACCTCGGGATTCCGGTTCCTCCCGGGTTCACCATCACCACCGAGCTCTGCACCTATTACTATGCGCACGGGCAGAAGTACCCGCCGGAGCTCCGTCCCTCCGTCGAGCGCGCGATGGCCTTCGTCGAGGGGATCATCGGCAAGCGCTTCGGCGACGCCAAAAACCCGCTCCTCGTCTCCGTGCGGTCGGGGGCACGCTCCTCGATGCCGGGGATGATGGACACGGTCCTCAACCTCGGACTGAACGACACCACGGTCGAGGCGCTGGTCGCGCGCACGGGCAACGCCCGCTTCGCCTACGACAGCTACCGGCGCTTCGTGGCCATGTACGGCGACGTTGTGCTCGGCCTGAAGCCCGAGGCCAAGGGAGAGGAGGATCCCTTCGAGGTCATCCTTCACGAGAAGAAGCGCGAACGGGGCGTTCGCTTCGACAGCGAGCTGGAGGCGGAGGACCTGAAGGACCTCGTTCTCCGCTTCAAGTCGGAGATCAAGCGGCGCATCGGTCGCGACTTTCCCGAGGATCCGATCGAGCAGCTCTGGGGCGCGGTGGGGGCGGTCTTCGGTTCGTGGAACAACAAGCGGGCCATCGAGTACCGCCGGATGTACAAGATCCCCGACGACTGGGGCACGGCAGTCAACGTGCAGGCCATGGTCTTCGGCAACACGGGAGAGACCTCGGGGACGGGCGTCGCCTTCACGCGTGACCCGGCGACGGGAGAGAAGGTCTTCTACGGCGAGTTCCTGGTGAACGCGCAGGGCGAGGACGTGGTGGCGGGGATCCGGACCCCCCAGCCGATCGAGCAGCTCAAGGGCTTGATGCCGAAGCCCTACGCGGAGCTGGTCGAGATCTACGGCCGGCTCGAGCGCCACTACAAAGACATGCAGGACATGGAGTTCACCGTCGAGGAAGGGCGCCTCTGGATGCTGCAGACGCGCACCGGCAAGCGCACCGGCGTGGCCGCCGTTCGCATCGCCGTCGAGATGGTGGAGGAGGGGATCATCGACGCCCGCCGCGCCATCCAGCGCATCGAGCCGGAGCAGCTCACGCAGCTCCTCGCGCCGGAGTTCGACGAGCAGGCCAAGCGCGACGCTCACACCGCGGGGCGGGTTCTGGCGAAGGGGCTGCCCGCGGGGCCGGGGGCCGCGACGGGGCGCATCGTCTTTTCGGCACCCGACGCCGTGGCGTGGGCACGGAAGGGGGAGCGCGTGCTCCTCGTCCGCATCGAGACGAGTCCCGAGGACATCGCCGGGATGAACGCGGCCCAGGGGATCCTCACGGCGCAGGGCGGCATGACCTCCCACGCGGCGCTCGTGGCGCGGCAGATGGGCAAGGTGTGCGTCGCGGGGTGCACGGCCCTCGAGATCAGCTACGCCCAGGGGAAGCTGACCGTCGGGGGGCGCACGCTGAAGGAGGGGGACTGGCTCTCCATCGACGGTACGACCGGCGAGGTGATCGAAGGGAAGATCCAGACGCAGCCGTCGGAGATCTTGCAGGTCACGATCGAGCGCACGCTTAAGCCGGAGGCGTCCGCGAAGTACCAGCGCTTCGCCAAGCTGATGGCGTGGGCCGACGAGTTCCGGCGTCTGAAGGTGCGTGCGAACGCCGATCAGCCCGACCAGGCGCAGCAGTCCATCGCCTTCGGTGCGGAGGGCATCGGCCTCTGCCGCACCGAGCACATGTTCTTCGGCGGCGACCGGATCCAGGCCGTGCGCCAGATGATCCTGGCGGACGACGAGGCCGGGCGACGCGCCGCGCTCGCGAAGCTCCAGCCGATGCAGCGGCAGGACTTCGAGGGGATCTTCCGCGCCATGGCGGGGCGTCCGGTCACCGTTCGGCTCCTCGATCCCCCGTTGCACGAGTTCCTGCCGCAGAAGCGCGAGGACATGGAGCAGCTCGCGCAGGAGATGAAGATCACGGTTGAGGAGCTCGAGCATCGCAATCACGCGCTGCACGAGTTCAACCCGATGCTGGGACATCGCGGCTGCCGGCTCGGAATCACCTATCCCGAGATCTACGGCATGCAGGTGCAGGCGATTCTCGAGGCTGCGTGCACGATGCAGCGCGAGGGCGTGGCCGTTCACCCGGAGATCATGATTCCGCTCACGGGACACGTCACCGAGATGAAGATCATGCGCGAGCTCGTGGATAGCATCGCGCAGAAGACGATGGCCGAGCAGCGCGTCCAGGTGCAGTACCAGGTGGGCACGATGATCGAGCTTCCGCGAGCCTGCCTCGTCGCCGACGGCCTGGCGCAGCACGCCGAGTTCTTCTCGTTCGGCACGAACGACCTGACCCAGACGACCTACGGGATCTCGCGTGACGATGGCGGGCGCTTCCTGCCCTCCTACATCGAGAGCGGGATCTACAAGGTAGACCCCTTCGTGAGCATCGATCAGGAGGGGATGGGACAGCTCATGGAGCTGGCGGTGCGCAAGGGGCGCGGGGTGCGAAGCACGCTCAAGGTGGGCATCTGCGGTGAACACGGAGGCGAGCCGGAGTCGGTCGGCTTCTGCCACCGCCTCGGATTCGACTACGTCAGCTGCTCGGCGTTCCGGGTCCCGGTGGCGCGGCTGGCGGCCGCACAGGCCGCCCTCGCCGAGCGCGCGTAGCCCCGAGGAGTTCCCTCACACTGCCCCCTCGCTCGCCGCTTGAACACCGGGCGCCCCTCGGCTAGGGTACGCGACGGTCGCTTGCCGTCGAGCAACGCCGGGGATGGCCTGGCGTGTCCAAGACGGAAAAGGTCACCTGGTGCGCCTCTCGTCCCTCCATCCCGTTCTCGTCTGCCTCCTGGGCGTTCTGCTCCTCGGCACCGTCGGCACGAGCGGCTGCGCTACCGAGAATCCCGGCGTTACGCCCAGCCGCGATACCTTCTATTTCCCGACCGGGCTGGCCATGGACCCCAGGCGCCCGGTGCTCTACGTGACGAACTCGAACGCCGACCTGCGCTACAACGGGGGCACGCTGATGGCCCTCGACCTTCGCGCGCTGCCGGCGGACCTGAGCCAGGTCGGGGCGCTCACGGAGTCGAAACGGCTCGATTGCCGGCCAGATCGCGTCGAGAGTAGCCGCTGGGAGTGCCCGGAGGCGCAGTTCGTTCAGGCGGGCGCGACCCTTCGGATCGGCGACTTCCCCTCCGAGGTCCGCGTCACGAGCGATGGCGAACGCCTCTTCGTGCCCGTGCGCGGCCAGAACTACCTCTTGTGGGCCAGGATTACGGAGCTCGCCGGCGGTGGGGTGGACCTGCGCTGCGACGATAGCCCCGATACGGGCTGCGGCCAGGCCGGTAAGACCGACTGCCCCGCTTGGGATTGCGCCGCACCCTACCGGGTGAAGTTCTCGGACCGGCTGCAGCGTGACCTGGCAACGGAGCCCTTTGGCATCTACGTCAACGAGCTCGCGGCGGTGCACATCGACGCCAAGGGGGGGCGACGTACCTGTCGGGACGGTGGCACGGCCATGAGCTGCACCTGCGGCGCGGCGGCACGGCGCTGCGACCCGAACGCTGCCACGCCGCGCGACTGCTGCCTCGAGGCGCCGCCGCTGAACCACGTGTACCTGGCGCACCTCGCCGGGGGCGAGGTCTCCTATTTCGCCTCCACGCCGAGCGGGGTGGAGTTCCGCGACCAGGTGGGCGGGTTCTTCACCTCGTCGGGGTCCGTGCGGGGAGGCTTCAACCTGGCGGCGACCGTCCCCGGCGACGCGGGAAGCCCGGTGCTGGTGAGCAGCCGCGTGGACAGCGTCCTTGGCTCTTTCGTCATTCGCGGAGACCTGGACATCGTGCCCACGCCCCGACAGGGCCTCGGGGTCGCCGCCCCGGGGAACGACCTGCGCGGCGTGGCGGTCGGGCCTGGCGGCACGCAGCTCTTCGTCGTCAATCGGGCGCCTCCGTCGCTCATCGCTCTCGAGCGAAACGAGCGCTTGCCCGACCGACCGTTCGAGCCCTTGTGGGAAGTGGAGGTCTGCTCCGAGCCATCGCTCCTGCGACTCGGCGCCGATCCCGCTCGGCCAGGCGACCCGACGGCTCGTCTGGCTTTCGTGGTCTGCTTCCGCGACGCCGAGATCTTCGTCGTCGATGTGGGGCTTGGGAAGCTCGTCGGCCGCATTCCGACCGGCCGTGGTCCGAACGCTCTCGAGCTCGACCCCGCGCGCCGGCGGGCCTTCATCGCGAACTTTGCGGACAACACGGTCGGGGTCATCGACCTGGACCCGTCGCACCGGACCTACCTGCAGATGATGCTCCGCATCGGCCTCGTGCGGCGAATCGTCGAGAAGTGAGCGAGTCGAATCGGATGCCCGTGAACGGGAACAGCGACGCAGTACCGCGCAGCCGCGCTGCCGCGGCACCGCTCCTTCTGGCGCTGACCTGCGCAGCGGCCTGTGCCGAGGAGCAGGTCGTGACCACCACGCGCAACCTGAACCGCCCGGGTGCGCTGGCCTTCGCGTGTGCGGCGCGGGTGGGGGACGCGGGGGTCACGACGGCCTTGACGAGCTCCGAGTGCGTGGCCCCCGCGGGGGGAACGCCGCGAGGATCTCTGTATGGTTTCGTCGCCAACGTCGCGCGCGGCGACGTGGCCGTCTTTCGCGCGGGAGGGACGGGGGAGCCTCTCGTGGACCTCGAGCCGCAGAGCCCGGGCTACGGCTTCGTCCCCGTCGGAGACCTGCCCACGGAGCTGAAGTCCACGGCCGACGGATGCCGCGTGGTCTCGGCCAACTCCGGGTCGTGCGACCTGGCGGTGATCGACGTGCCCGCCGTGCTGCAGCAGGCGGCCGGTGAACGCAGGGCGCCCGCGTCGAGCCTGGTCTCCCGCATCACGCCGCGCACCCGCAGAGGTCCGCTGCGCGCGCGCCCGCAGTCGCTGGCGATCGTTCCCGGGTCGGTGCCCGCCAAAGGGGACGCCCAATGTCCGGTCGTCGCCCCCTATCGCGCCTACGTGACCTTCCCGCGCTGCCAGCTCCTCGCGGAGATCGACCTCCGCACGGGTGAGCTCGTGCGTGGGCTCGTCTTCGGCAAGGACGGGTACACGGAGACGCTCGACCCCGTCTGCCCAGCCGAGTGCGCGCTGCGCGGGGAGACTGGTCGGCCGGATGCCGCGGCGGACGGCCCCGCCCCCCGCGATGCGACGGCGGCCGATGCCGCGAAGCGGGACGCGGCGGGCGCGGAGGCGCGCGTCCCCGACGCTCGCGCGGTCGACGCGACGCCGCGGGACGGAGCGTCCGGGGACGGTCTGCGGGATGCGGCCCCGAAGGATGCCGCTGCTGGCGATAGGGATGCCGCACGGCTCGAGGGTGGAGCGCGGGACCTCTCCGCCCTCGATGCGCGGCGGGACGCGGGCGTCTCCGCGTCGGACCGCGGCGCAGGGTCGGATCGCGGCGCGCCGTCCGACGGTGGAGCGGTGGCGCTCCCCCAGACCTCGCCGGGAGGTGTGTTGCCGTTCACGCTCGCCCTGGTGGAGACGGGAGAGCGGCTCTTCGTCTCGTCGGCGGGCGCGAACTTCGTGACGGCAGTGGACGTGAACCCCGGGAGCGGGGCCTTCGAGCGCCCCCGTCGCATCCTGCTGTCGGGGGCCGGCGCCGAGAGCGGCCTCCTCGCGCTGAGCCCTCCCACGCGCGCCCTCGGTCGGTTCCTGTACGTCGCCACGCGCGACCGTTCGGTGCGGGTGGTCTCGACGGACCTGGAGCGTGAGTGCGAGACCAACCTGGACCTGGCGAAGGTGCAGGACGGTGGCGTTCCCTTGCCGCGAGCGCGGTGTTTCGTCGCCGGTGCGGCAGAGACTCCGCCGCGTAGGGTCACCGCCACGGGTCCGGGACTGCGCTTCGGCAGCCGCATCCCGCAGGCGCTCTCTTTCCTGCAGGTCCCCCGCAGGCCGCTCGACGGTGGTGTGGACGGAGGGCCCTACAAGGCACCGCTGCGGGGCGTCTTCGCTCTCGTCGCGACCTCCGACGGCAACGTCTACGTGGTGGACATCGAGGACGAGAACTTCGTCCCGGGGCCGAGCGCCGCGGTGGCCGCGAGCCGTCTTCCACATCGCGTGCGCAACGAACTGCAGGGCAGGGTCGAGGGAGTCCCCGACGCCGGCGTGGTGGCGATCAGCGGGGCGTCGGGAAAGCCAGTGCCGGTCATCGTCAGCGAAACCAACGGACAGAGCCTTCCGGGGCAGGGTATCTACCTCCGCGGCGTCGGTGAGCCGATGAGCAGCGACTGGAGCCTGGTCTACGAGGACCGGCTCGTGGACCGCGTCAGCGGGCAGCTTCGTCTCAATGGGCCCGAGCTCGCGCTGGCCGATCCGGGCGGAGCGCTCTGTCAGGCCGGGGTGGAGGGGCGAGAGCTCGAGGGCGGGCGGATCGTGCGGCACGGCGACATCGTGACGCTCGTGGGCTGCAAGGCCGACGAGGATTGCGGCCTCGGTCAACTTTGCCGCAAGCCCGTGGCGCAGCAGGCTGAGTTCGGGCTCTGCTTCGACGCGAGCCGCGCCGATGACCTCTTCCGGCAGTGCAGCCCCTTTCTGCAGGGGAAGCGTGAATACCGCGTCGTTCGGGCCAGTCAGACGCAGCTTGCTCTCGACCTCCTCCCAGTGGAGCCGCAGGTCGTCGTGCGCCAGAGGCCGCAGCTCGACGGCGGGTGCAAAGAGAATCGCGATTGCCAGGACGGCCACTACTGCGCGCTGGCGGATCGCTCGGTGCCGGGGCGTCCCGAGCTGTCCATCCGACGCGGCGAATGCTTTCGACCTGGGTGCGACAGCGACAAGGATTGTGGTGGCGTCGGCCAGTGTCTCTCCCCGCTCGACGGATCGGCGAAGGTGTGCGCGTCCAGTCCGCCGCCGCTGGAGGTGGGTGGCGCGTGCAAGCGCGACGAGGATTGCTCGGCGACGAAGCAGCTCCCCGCGACGTGCGAGACGGACCGCGACTGCGGCTCGCCCTACGCCGAATGCCGCCTCCCCAGCCCGTCGGCGACCCAGAAGTCGTGCCGGGACCGCGGCCTGGTTTGCTCGCGGCTACCCGGGCGGCGCGACGTTTGCGTTCGCACGAGCCCCTGCTTCACGCAGGTCGTGCGGTACGAGGTGCGTGCGGGGCGCAGCTTCCTGGTCGGCGGCTATCGCCGTTCGATCGCCGACAGCCTTACGGGGGAGTGCCGTGCCGATGCGTCGCGGAGCGTGCTGTACGCGGACCGTATCCCTCTCGGCCTCCCGACCTATCCCGTCATTGCGGGACCGCGGTGCGAGCAGTCTGTGACGCCTCTTGCGGACCCCGCGCCCAACCCGTGTTTCGAGCGCGTGGCGACGGGGTACGGTGGGTTCGTCGAGAAGGAGGGGACGACCGGCCGGCTGCTCAACCCCCCCGAGCCCGGACCTGCGACGGTGGTGCGTTACGCGAATCCGGACCTCTGGCTGAGCCTCGGGCTAGGCCACCTGGCCACGAGGAGCACGGTGGTCAGCCGCGTGGATGCCGGCGTCGGTGCGCCGGCGGTCGAGGCGCATCCGATGCCCGAGCGGGGCCTCACGATCCGCGTGCAGGTTGGCAGCGGTTATGCGCGGATGGTGGCGGCCGGCGCGTCGTCCACCCTGTCGCTGCCGGCGGCGATCCTTCCCGGCCCCGACGGGCAGGTCTACGTGGTGGACATGGGGGACCGACCAGGCAGCTCGGGGACGCGCGGCCAGGTCGTTCGGTTTGACCAGCTCACCATGGAGTTGAACTCCAGCTTCGTCGTGCGCTAGCACGCCGAGTCACACTGCTACGCCCGGCGCCTCGCCCAACGCGCAGCTCGCGCGCTTTGCTGCCGTCAGAAAAGTTGCTCGCGCTACTCCTCCTGCCTAGCATCGATCTCGTCGACAAAACCCCGAATGGGCTCTCGCGCCAGGATGAGTACAGCGCGGGATGCAGGAGCCGTCATGCAGGACCAGAAGCGGTGGCGCGATCGCTATCAGCTCTCTCTCGACAACCGCCACGTCTTCCTTCTCTTCTTCTCGAGCGCTGTCGTCGTGGGACTGGTCTTCGCGCTCGGGGTGCTCGTGGGAAAGCGCCTCGCCCCTCCGGCCCCGAAGCCGCAGGCGGCCGATCCCCTGGCGTTGCTCGATCAACTCGGCAGCCAGGAGAACCCCGACGACCGCTTGAGCTTTCCCGAGGCGCTCGGGGAAGGGAAGGGCGCTGCGGGGAACAAGGGCAGAAGGCCCAAGGGGGTCTCAGAGGAGGCGGGGGAGAAGAAGGCGCCAGCACCCGTGGCCGCCGCTGCGTCGGAAGAGCGCGAGCCGGAGCGGGAGACCGTGCGCAAGGCGAAGAAGGGTGAGACCGACCCGGCCGAAAAGCCGGTTGCGAAGGGGAAGACCGCCGAGGTCGCCTCGCGGCGCGAGGGGCGGCTCAAGGGCGCGCCGGCGGCAAAAGGCAAGACCGCGGCTCCCGAGGAGCTTCAGGCGGCCTCGAAGTCGGGCGATGGACACTACACGCTGCAGCTCAGCTCCTTCCAGGAGCGTGGCGAGGCGGACCAGTTCAGCCAGAAGCTCCGCAAGGCGGGGCTGAGTCCGCAGATCATCCCGGCGCGCATTCCCGGCCGTGGGGTGTGGTATCGCGTCCGCCTCGGTAACTTCAGCTCCTGGGACGCGGCGATGACGGCGAAA
The Deltaproteobacteria bacterium genome window above contains:
- the mgtE gene encoding magnesium transporter, yielding MLTPKLNLLQATLKRLMRRGAAGPLEKVLAKTHAADLAYLLSHFSETERLQLLGKCVSDDKRAEVLAAADADLAAGVLAALPRERAVDLLHRIAPDDVSDILEHLPNESADDLLKGMRGSERSEVEDLSRYDSATAGGIMNPRFLALDQNITVREAIEQLQRMDTAIEMVFYVYVVNEHGQLQGVVSLRQLVTNRPDTRLVSLMTSDVISIQTDVHQEEVAKLASRYGLLAIPVVDPANKLLGIVTLDDVIDVLHEEAAEDILRMAGAGPQAGKPQTMWQSLWARFPWLLATCTGGAVGALLLATYGPSLRAYLPMVFFLPLVLALAGVSGRQSATIVNQSLGQGIQGRALASQVFKQALAGLLLGLVCGGVVSLFTWVWKLRAPLLSSVPLAEVILGAGVAAAVTSAATLGALLPVLFARIRLDPTLATGPFVTISVDLTGLLLYLLIVTLFVVR
- the recO gene encoding DNA repair protein RecO, with protein sequence MPGPVITRALVARLVDYGEADRVCTLICEGPGKVSALARGARSSRRRFGGALGPFVLGEAALKTPRRGELWSVERFESLEDLGRGIAGDVVKLAHGSYVLELARELSPPGVPEPEVFALVLEVLRAFEGRPPSPTLLRCYELRLLEALGVAPELEACTVCGGAAEEEPVAFSLRQGGVVCGRCSGEGLQVPGAALSLLRALRRAPAEAAARLQPEASAARGARELMLHVVRQHLTGELKSLAFITQLAGR
- a CDS encoding pyruvate, phosphate dikinase, which gives rise to MGTTQYVYTFGAGKAEGSAEMKNLLGGKGANLAEMTNLGIPVPPGFTITTELCTYYYAHGQKYPPELRPSVERAMAFVEGIIGKRFGDAKNPLLVSVRSGARSSMPGMMDTVLNLGLNDTTVEALVARTGNARFAYDSYRRFVAMYGDVVLGLKPEAKGEEDPFEVILHEKKRERGVRFDSELEAEDLKDLVLRFKSEIKRRIGRDFPEDPIEQLWGAVGAVFGSWNNKRAIEYRRMYKIPDDWGTAVNVQAMVFGNTGETSGTGVAFTRDPATGEKVFYGEFLVNAQGEDVVAGIRTPQPIEQLKGLMPKPYAELVEIYGRLERHYKDMQDMEFTVEEGRLWMLQTRTGKRTGVAAVRIAVEMVEEGIIDARRAIQRIEPEQLTQLLAPEFDEQAKRDAHTAGRVLAKGLPAGPGAATGRIVFSAPDAVAWARKGERVLLVRIETSPEDIAGMNAAQGILTAQGGMTSHAALVARQMGKVCVAGCTALEISYAQGKLTVGGRTLKEGDWLSIDGTTGEVIEGKIQTQPSEILQVTIERTLKPEASAKYQRFAKLMAWADEFRRLKVRANADQPDQAQQSIAFGAEGIGLCRTEHMFFGGDRIQAVRQMILADDEAGRRAALAKLQPMQRQDFEGIFRAMAGRPVTVRLLDPPLHEFLPQKREDMEQLAQEMKITVEELEHRNHALHEFNPMLGHRGCRLGITYPEIYGMQVQAILEAACTMQREGVAVHPEIMIPLTGHVTEMKIMRELVDSIAQKTMAEQRVQVQYQVGTMIELPRACLVADGLAQHAEFFSFGTNDLTQTTYGISRDDGGRFLPSYIESGIYKVDPFVSIDQEGMGQLMELAVRKGRGVRSTLKVGICGEHGGEPESVGFCHRLGFDYVSCSAFRVPVARLAAAQAALAERA
- a CDS encoding SPOR domain-containing protein, whose protein sequence is MQDQKRWRDRYQLSLDNRHVFLLFFSSAVVVGLVFALGVLVGKRLAPPAPKPQAADPLALLDQLGSQENPDDRLSFPEALGEGKGAAGNKGRRPKGVSEEAGEKKAPAPVAAAASEEREPERETVRKAKKGETDPAEKPVAKGKTAEVASRREGRLKGAPAAKGKTAAPEELQAASKSGDGHYTLQLSSFQERGEADQFSQKLRKAGLSPQIIPARIPGRGVWYRVRLGNFSSWDAAMTAKQTFEKTQNHIAYVTRHAM